The following are encoded in a window of Ricinus communis isolate WT05 ecotype wild-type chromosome 4, ASM1957865v1, whole genome shotgun sequence genomic DNA:
- the LOC8278020 gene encoding uncharacterized protein LOC8278020: MSGAQGAQPPGSRTATTYESVERGENKTRTDLRAREDQGMIQIDKEQDKVADAAGKGGPVFGAGKDEDKKDLGVTGTGSA, translated from the coding sequence ATGTCAGGAGCGCAAGGAGCACAGCCGCCGGGATCAAGGACGGCGACGACGTACGAGTCGGTTGAGAGAGGGGAGAATAAGACCAGGACCGACCTGCGTGCAAGGGAGGATCAAGGTATGATTCAGATAGACAAAGAGCAGGATAAGGTTGCTGATGCTGCTGGGAAAGGTGGTCCTGTCTTTGGTGCTGGTAAAGATGAAGACAAGAAGGATCTGGGCGTTACAGGCACTGGCTCTGCTTAG